AGAATCAGGgaacaacttaaccaacaaggTAGCAGATGGGATAGATACCGTAGTGCAGCGTCGATCTCAGCGTTCCCCGGGTCCAGCTTGAGCCCATCACAAAATCGTTGGGAAGCCCCTTTGTAGTCCTGCAGGTGATGCAAAGATCAAATGAATCATCCAGAGCATGTTACATGACAAAGACGAAAGCAACCAACTGTATCGCCATCTGCATTTCGTTAGCATCTGCCAACATGTTACCTTCAGTAACATCAGAGCGGTGCCCTGCCGGTAACAGGCCTTTGGCCAGTCAGGTCGAATGCGTCTGCATTCGTTAGCGTCTGCCAAAGCCTTAGCTCCATCGCTCATGTGATACCAGCAAAGGCTCCTGTTTGAGAACCAGGTTGCATCAGCAGGCTCAAGGAGGATCAGCTACATCAACAAGAAAAATCAAAAGTTAACAGGATTGAACAGATAtttttcataaaaataaaacgtaATAAAGAGTTAAGACCAGTCAGCAAGTTAATGATATGCATATATTTACAGTAGGATCTCATTTTCCCTAACCATCATCACACCATAGCTACTTTAGAGCAATGCCAGCATAGATCTTTTCACAGCCACAAAACTGAAGTACAAAACAATCAATGCAACGGAGGAGGGACGGACGACATAATCATCACTTGGACCCTCCTACTAAGTAACTGGAAATAACAAAGCCATCAAAGACACGGTTCATTGGGACCTTTCCCAGTGACTACAAGCCAGACAACCAGCTCCATACAAAACTCAGCCTATCAAGGAATACTACGAGACTAGGTGAGTCTCTCTGTAATCATATATAATCATAAAATTTTGCCTGCTACAAATCAAAAGCTTCGAGCTATCATATCGTATGCACCAAATACTACCTCTATCCATAAAtagatgtctagatacatccaaatttagtcaAATCACAGACATCTATTtatagacggagggagtaataaaatTATGGAAATGATAACATAGAAAGAAATATATGGTGTTTTAATTTACCAGACTGTAGGTTAATATGGCATTATTATAATCCTTTGTCTTGAACGCGTAACTTGCCATTGCCTTATACCCTGCTACTCTAGTTTTCCGTTTAGCCAAAGGCTCATCATCCTGCGAATAATAGATGAGCAAATGGTTCACAAGCATAATGAACAAAATACGTAGGAAAGATATACCAAACGAACTACCTAGAAGTGTGATTTAAATATTTGGGAGCAGAGGGTTTTGATTACAAAATTATCTTTTCACTCACATTTCTATGATTGCACAAGCATAATACTTCAAGTACTCCAAAGCTAGTAATCATGGGGAGTACTGTAACGGAAAATATACCACACAAGTAAAATGTCACTTCACGTATCATGTACTGATAATATCATGCTTATCAGTTCAAAATTGCACAATCTATATATAGATAGCATTACCAACCACCAGCAGTCTCACCCACCAGTTGGAAAGACGCTACCTGACAAATAGCAAGAAACCGGAGGGTTTACTCCCACATTTAACCTCCCTGAACATCCCTTGTAATCATCAGTCTTTTGTACAATTAGAGAAAACAGATTCTCCTAGCAGTCCTTCATAATTGTTGAGTGAAGTCCTTCATAATTATTAGTTCAACTATTGCAAACTTCCCTTACAATTGAGGTCACTTTTAAGAATAAAATCAACTAGCACTACTTTTAGGAAACACTACTTGATCATAGCTACGGTGATTACAAAGGCACACCTTAATTGTGCTTCAGTACTCCCAACTTCTATGAAGTCAAGACATATAACACCTCTGCAATCCATTTATGCAAATAAGCCTTTTCATTGACTTATTAGATTTAGTAAATTGCATAGAACACAAGATTTAATAGTCAATGGTCAGACGATAATTTGCATAAAAGCTCAGGAATTATTTCTAAAGGTTTTATGGCAAGTGTGTTCTATTCTTGTTAAAGATATACAATGCATAAACGTGGGTTTCAAGGGTCGAAGTACAGTTAGTCAGGAATTCTTTTCCTCTAATAAAAGTACACGCATTCAGAGTTTAAAAAACAGTGCTGGTGCATGTGGTGTCAAATAGATGTCTTACATTAGGAGTAACTCCTGCAGCAGCATCCTCCATTACAGAATTGAAGAAGTCAGCTGAAATAACATTTGCAGCACGGAGTTTTTCTCCAGAATAGGCTAAATATGACTCCCGATCGGCACCAGCCTGTCATAGAAAAGTGTTGTTAGAGATCTGTCCTCAAGATGACCTGGGTAACATTTCATACTTGCAGAACTTTCAGGAATGACTAACAAACTTAGTGCCACTGTGTCTGCCTGGATTTTTCTagcactccctccgatccataacaaGTGACACATATTATGGATCAGAGGTAGTAAATCATTTGGTTTGACTCGTTTTCACCTTGCTTGTGGACTTGtcacaaaaaaataaaattgaTGGTCAGAAGTTTGGGTTAAGTTGGTCACAAGTATCAAGACAACATCACTCTGCTCAATGTTTACAAACTAAACACCAGCAAAGGAAGTCAGTAGCTCCCTAAGTGTGGAAATCTGTAATAACTCTAGCAAATGAATACACCAATTCAAGAACAAGACAAGCTAACATGAAGTACAATACCTTCATCAGGATTAGGATGCACAGCTTTGAGTCAGCATCCAAAGCAGCCATCATAGGTGTCTTACCGTTTACCATCTTGTTGACCTGATGAAATAAGGAAATTATCTCCTATATAGTCAAAGTAATGTTGACTATGAATAATGTACGATAACATTTACATAGAATGGTCAACATACTGAAACATATTATTGTACATATCTTTCAGGAAAAATTGAACagcttccatagcattagaatgATACACCACCATATTATCAACATATAATTGCCATGTAGATTTGGTAAAGTCTTGACTAGCGAACTTCATATAATTATAGATGACTCTTGAAGTATGACTATAAATATAACGAAATGTGGATGAATTACTTCAAAACTGCTTAGCAAGTCTAGCAGCCACTACAGAACCAGGGCAGAAGGCAAGAAAAAAATGTAATGAAGATTTGAAGAGTTCAATATGtcgctcttgttaaactagcaacCTTCATACTACACTAGATTAAATGTATGTACTTGAACTTACATCTGCATTGTGGTCCAATAAAATCTTCATGGTCCCATCCTGCCCTTGAGTAGCAGCAACATGAAGTGGTGTACCACACGAAGCAACTGGGTCAACATAAGCTCCTTTTGCAAGCAATAACTTTACCATTTCACAATCTCCTAAAAAAGAGCCATAAACTTATTACGTTATAGGATAGATACTTTCTGAGAAATTCTATTACTGAAAAATAATCTGTGAACTTATTGTATGCGAGGAAGGTATTTCGCTTTTACTATGTCCCCAGAATCTCAGTTTTCTGGAACAGGTGCCTACAATACTTTATTCAAATTCCCTGCTAACCCAAAAGGGTTTGGGACTGAAGTACCATAAGGCTAATATACCATAAGGCCAAAATTTACATTCTATGGTTGGTTGGTTAAATGGCAGAAACAACAACAGCTCAAAATTGAAAACATGCAAAGGTGGGACATACTGAAGCTGTGGCACTGCTTGTAAATTGAAAAAACCACCTACATACATCCAACTCTCATACATGATGACATGTGATAGGTTGTTTTCATGAAAATTATGCAGGAATTAACCATCGGGTTTGAAGATAATTCATTAGCATTGTGGGGGGAAAATAGTATCAGACAAAAATGGAAACATATCCTATCTAATAAGAAAAAGATACAATCAAAACTAATACAATTTACGAATTGAAAATAAAACATAAGAAAACTTGCCGTGAGGATATAATACATGACAGAAATGTGTACTTATAGAGGTAGACCTGATCCAACGGCTTCGTGCAAAGGGGAAAACCCATCATGATTGGGCATGTCTTGATTGGCACCATGATCAAGAAGATACTTGGCAGCAGACACATTCTTAGATAGTACCGCCCAAAACAGAGGTGTTCTACCTGTCAAGCACACAAGAGTGGAGCTTACTGATGCGGAGCATACTAAAGTTTAGCAAAGAAACCAAATCTTTTTATAGAAGCATATTTGATCTCCAACACCAAGAATACAATCGCAGAAGCTCCATGGCCTCGACTATAATTTCTGGGAGCATGAAAATTAGAAATGGATGCTGAAGATACACAAAATAGACCAATGAACTCTGGATGCTGAATGAATTGGAATGTCAGAAGGCAGGAGACACATTTGGGACTTAAATACAGCCGCAACATATGAACAATCAAGTTCATCTACATGGGGGATGTGGATATGTGCAAATAAGTAAAAACCCAAACAATCATGAAATCAATGAGTAGCCTATGCAACCAAACAATAGTTGCTTAGGATATAAGTGAGCATGGGCAACAAGACTCCATACGAAGCTATATGAGCATGAGTGAACACAGCAGACAGGGGTATGATAACTGAAGCCAAAAAGTGTGGTTCGGATCATAAATGCTTCTGCAACAAATTTAGGCATTGTTTCATGATGCTTCTACATGTTTCCTAGCAGAATTCTAGCATAAGTAATTTATgtccttgagagttgagacatCAGCACAAACCTAAAGACGCAGAAAACAACCCAGTACCACGAAGCCACAATAAGCAGCCATATAGTTCAATCAATGATTTCGGCAATGCAGAGAAAAACAAAACACAGATCACCGGAGTACTTGGTGAAATATGTGACAAACGACAGTTTATACTAGTACAAGATTTCGGATGGAGATGGACCTTCCCCGTCGACGACATTCACATCCACACCGAGGTCCTGGACCAGGTAGCGGCACACCTCCATGCTGCCTCTGCTGGCGGCGACGTGCAGCGGGCTGAGGCCTTTCATCATCCCTTCATCCGCCCACCTCAGGGCGTCCACTGCCTCCCTGAGGCGGCCCCTGCCCGTGTCCAGCATTGCCACGAGAACTGCAACCCCCGAAAAAAAATGAGCACGCGACCCGAGCGGGAAAACCGCAAAAAACTGAGACGGCGGAGAGGCGCAGACAGCGCGCGTACGTACGCTTGAAGCGGGGGAGGTCGCCGTCGAACGCCGCATCGAAGATGAGGTTGAGCATCGCGCCGCCGTCTGCGCGCGCGGCGCGCAGCAGGAGTAGCAGATCGGGTCAGTCAGGGTACGGACTAGGGTTCGCGGTGGGGATGAAGGGGGCCGGGGAGCTTACCGAGGGTAGAAGCAGAGCGAGGTGGTGCCATGGCGCCTGCGTAGCCCTCTAGCCCGGCCTACAGGGGTTGGAGATGGtaggggtttgggaggggtggtgggtgggtgtggatgGAGGAGAGGGTTAGCGAGCGGGCGTGTTTTTCGAAATGCACAGGAGATGGCGTACGTCGGAAGCTAGTCGTCGCGTCGGCGGAGGAAATGGGGGACAAGTGGACAACTGTCAACCCTTGCCATACAACCCCTTCTATTTCGGAGGGATTTCCTCTAGTACTAAGAGCATCtctcgcgtcccccaaagggatttgggacgcGTCAGACAGAAattgcgttccagccgcgtcccccaaagcccatttttgtccgacgcggcccgatacggtgttcggcgccccgagcccgtccccgtcccacaggggacgcaccggggacgtcggacacaacgaaaagcgaggcgggctcccacatgtcggcgactatttgcataaaccgttggttctcttttctcgtcgctccttccttcccgcgcctcccaccccaccgccgccgctggatttcccggccatttgggcgtctgatctctgctgagagtcggcaccgttgtcgcggctggggctcccgccggtcgtggcgccgccgccgcgtcgtcagcgcgtcccagaacgcgccgtcaaatccgccccacctccacgcacagaaggtgctcgacgccaggtaggcgcgattggccgttgtttgttgcgtcgtctgcctcggcgtaattttaaccattgattttgctttagccatggacagcgacgatgagatagttgccctgctgctggaggacgagcaagccttcgacgacgacctgcgggagcatttgctgatcatcgcgtccctccaggacatgcttgacactgaggcggagaagaggaagaggccgcgccgccgaggattgatacgtctccaacgtacctataatttctgatgttccatgcttgttttatgacaatacttacatgttttgcttgcattttataatgttttatgcatttttcggaactaacctattaacgagatgccgaagggccagttgctgttttctgttgtttttggttccagaaaggctgttcgggcaatattcttggaattcgacgaaacgaagacccaacatcttatttttcccggaaccttccagaaagtcagagtgggaccagaggggagccctgggggcctgttgtgggtatactttatgggtatatcaacgacatggcctggatccggcaagcccgggtggcccacagacggtgatggtggcatgtggcccatcgggcggcccagttgctgttgatcatgaaggatgaagtccagcacaggaacgaggagccggatctcaaccgacctacgaagaggccggatccgtggaggcccataaagtatccggatccagcacggccaagatggaaggcggatccttgacgtacacggcaagatattgtaccgtagttaggcaacttgtattccggctaggactctccatgtaaaccctagattcgtgcgcctatataagccggatcccgggagccctagaggcacaaccataaCCATTGTAACAATGcgcaagcgcccagataattccagacaagcagcagtaggccctgtcctcgtgcaggtgttccgaagctgggtaactcgcgtaccaccgtcccgtgtgcactccgccctatggcccctacttcttctccctctcGTGAGAATCCCTCCTCTGGGGTATCGTCGAATAGGCAacaacagttggcgcccaccgtggggcctgcggcgtctggaggccggaaccgggagggctccgccatgggaagctacgacgacacgatcgctgtggggcgtgttctttacgccggaaaccttccgatcgtccctccggacgagtgctggattccggctaagactaaccccgtcaagctatccatcgtcccaatcggcggcatccacatcttcatcggcgaaaccgtcgattccgacgggaacgcactgataagtaacgctgacgcgaccgccgatgagcaggacgcagtcgcgaagatccaatctgagtcgcaggaactttctaaggaagattccgccttagatctgaaaaaatcaaagcccacccaatccgcccctgagcaggaaataacggtggaagaccaatgcagatccgcctgggtctcccaggtgttagagaagcaaaggtgtcacttcgtgcacttcatagcccataccgccggagccgcccctcaaGACGTCGGAGCTGGCCCCGTGCAGGATGAGGTGCCGGAAAATGCTGTCgctccggagcagcaggaggctgtcggagaaagcgacgctcCGGGACAAGAGGGTGCCGGAAACCCTGAGGAATCAATCCTCGACAACCTAAGCCCAAATTCCGACGATGCTTCATCCATGGATACGGaagagttcaaccgcaagctagaGGAACTGGGAGCTGGTGAGCAATCTGACGCAGAATCCGCCTAGCCTATGCAGGTTCTTGCAACCGTGGCACCGCTGGATGGGCAGGAAACGGAAGATGAAGACTCCACCCCCGACCCAGAACCATCCAACGCAGGATCTCCATTGTCACGGGAACGATCGCGCAAGGAAGTCTTGTCTCCGGAAGAGATGGTCGAGCAAGCACGCATGGATTTAGTCGCACAGTCTGATGTCCTCAACAAGCCGATAACCCCTGacaacgccgcagatctggaggccttAGAAGCCACAAGGAAGGAGATGCTGGCTACTGCCAAGAAGTTCGCCAACACCGCAGCTGCGATGCTGGATGAGAGGACAGAAGCTGCCAACTTTGTGGTCCACTTTCAGAAGAAGGACCGCGAGGTCGATGAATCTCTTGCGAAGGTCAAGGAACTCAGAAAGCACTGGGAGGAAAAGGTGAAGTTTGTTCAGGGGGAGGAAGATAGAATCAGGCGTGAAGCCATTCCTCCCCGCAGGATTACCTTCGCAACCCCCACAGAACAGCAGTCgttcgcaactccaaaggataacatgaagaaggttgttgaGCTCCTGAAAAAGAAGGATGAAGAGATTGACATCAACTACGTCCGGACGCTcgttgcttcagcaatgcagcaacagagtaaggcagatacttcgcgcaggttggagtcCAATCTGGATCACTGCttatccaccgcgcagaaggacgccctagGAGATCAACATCATGATggtgaatcgcgcaccggatccacggaaCGCAGGAGAAAAGTCAGGGAACATCCGAATCCAATCCCGGTGCCCTCGGCTTCGCCAGCAAGGGGAAAGGACCCGATGTATACCGGCAGAGACAAATATCGTCATCCATCACCACCGCCCGGAACTTCGCGACCTCCGCTGCCCCCTCGACGTCGCAGTcctgccggaaacaccaggccccatgggccaGGTGGAATTAACATCCGCGACAATATGCCACCACCTAGGAACAGGGACCGCACGCTGGAGCCACGCAGGAACCGGAACCAAGACCGTGAGCCTGAGCCTCGTCGGAACCAAGACCGCGAGCCTGAGCCTCGTCGGAACCAAGACCGCGAGCCAGAGCCTCACAGAAGTCAAGGACGCGAGCCTGAGCCCAGAAGGAGCCAGAACGAAGAGTACGCGCCTGAGCCTCGCAGGAGCCGGAATGACGTCGGCAACCACCATCAAGAGGAAGgaagccaccgaagccggagccagccGCGGGAAGACCGCCgggaatctgaaggcggaagaacatcttacaggccccctcgcagatctccctcgccaccacctagtggaggcggaggaggaggcggaggaggaggcggaggcggaggccgaaCGTCCCGTTACCGCTCAAAATCACCTGGTGGCGGTCCCCGCGACGCTCGGGAACGTCTCAACGAGTACAGATCTGgctacatcggcccaaagtgcttcggccggatgatccgagaggaaccaaagACAAGAAGCTTGAACcttaagctacccggaaatctgaagcattatgatggcagcgagaggccggatacctggatcgaggattactacaatgcagtaacctttgccggaggaaccccgaatatagcctgccgcatgctccagttgtaccttattGGCCCAGCTCGTgtttggctcagcgacctcgaggaaAACACCAGCTTTTGCTGGTTTGAACTGAAGAAGGCCTTCGAGaaccacttcaggggcacctacaaaagaccggcCACCACAAGCGACCTTcaggcctgcatccagaagaagggtgaaacatccaGGAGTTTCCTCACCCGTTGGCTGGCGACCAGAAACGAGTACGAGAACGTagataaccgcacagcaatgcacgccttcattggtggccTGCAGCGTGGAGggctgctgcgacacaagcttacTTGCCTGGTGAATGCAAACAAACTCACGCTTGATGAGATGATAAACATcaccagcgatcacactgccgccgatgacgacgcaggcggagatctcgcagctacagccatacccctgcatcagcaaaagaaaaaCCGTGACAATGGCGTCAGCAACAGCAACAAGCGGAAGAACCCCCCTGAAGACCAGAAAGGCGGAggatccgacatggtcgccatgacgttccaacgcggaggtccaggaggcggaagaggccgcggacgtggag
This Lolium perenne isolate Kyuss_39 chromosome 1, Kyuss_2.0, whole genome shotgun sequence DNA region includes the following protein-coding sequences:
- the LOC127327746 gene encoding uncharacterized protein — its product is MAPPRSASTLDGGAMLNLIFDAAFDGDLPRFKLLVAMLDTGRGRLREAVDALRWADEGMMKGLSPLHVAASRGSMEVCRYLVQDLGVDVNVVDGEGRTPLFWAVLSKNVSAAKYLLDHGANQDMPNHDGFSPLHEAVGSGDCEMVKLLLAKGAYVDPVASCGTPLHVAATQGQDGTMKILLDHNADVNKMVNGKTPMMAALDADSKLCILILMKAGADRESYLAYSGEKLRAANVISADFFNSVMEDAAAGVTPNDDEPLAKRKTRVAGYKAMASYAFKTKDYNNAILTYSLLILLEPADATWFSNRSLCWYHMSDGAKALADANECRRIRPDWPKACYRQGTALMLLKDYKGASQRFCDGLKLDPGNAEIDAALRKALESLRKSRGSKAK